CGTAGGGCCGGCGCACCACCACATAACGCTTCACCCAGCCGCTGGTGTGGGGCTCCAGGAAGTGCAGGTAGCCTTTCTTTGACACAATGGGGCTGCATACAGTGGaagacatgctgatgttaagacaaaaagaaacaactcCACCACAAGCTTTCTTAAATGTTCCCAACATGACGataatatataatgtataaaTTCAATATGAATTCAATGTTAATTAAACCGCAGTGACTAAGGAtcatgtattgtgtgtgtgtggtcggaCCTGACACGAATCTCCTGTATGTCAGGAACGAAGGTGCATCCTCTGAGAGCTTTCTTTCTGTCCACTGGGCTGTACGGGTCCAGATCTGGTGTGGAAGCTCCTGAACTGGGTTCAGTGTGTCTacacaacataaacaataaTGTGACGAAAGGAAAATGGTTTAACTAATAGAAAAGCAGTGCCTACAGTACACCTGTTCATCTGACTGACTCcttgattttttcatttttcatgtaacAGTGTCTTCCCAATGAGTGACTGCACTTGTACTTTAGTCACGGTCAGTTTCGAATTTTCATTTTACGCTACTTTACACTTCTGCTTGACTATATTCcaaatggaaatattgtacttttcgCTCTGCTGCATTAatctgacagctatagttactgGTTGCTGTGATTGGTTACAGATTAAGAATtttcatacaaaacaaaaccaccTTGTAAAATATTATATACTGTaatagattaaactacccagtAACATGAAAAGCACAATCGGCTCCATGTTGAcctgctgcaacattaaaatactgtttaCATGTTACTGCATCAGCAGAATAATCCTGTTATACAAAATAATAAGACTCTCTAAAAGGAGCTAATCTGCGTAATGAGTGCTTCTACTTTTGATAATTCAGGAATATTTTGCTGATTATatttctttacttttacttcagtaacatCTTGAATGCAAGACCTTTACAtatagagtatttttacattactttattgctacttttacttaagtaaatgacTTGAATGCTTCTTACACAAGAGTCTATAACCTGACATCAATACGCTGTATTAAACTGACAAAGCGATGAGCAGCAGAACACATACCTGATGTCATAATGCCCCTCGACCAGTGAGGGGCAGGTGGAGGACGGAGTGAGCGTGCTCAGTCCGGACGAGGAGGAGTCTCTCATTAGCGACGCAGACATCTCAGaaagctaaaacacacacaatcgcacacagaaacacattcgCGTGtggagaagcacacacacacaaaacaagagggacaaatacagacacagacaaaacataCCAGCAAACAATTaagcacaaacaacacagacatgcattCAGAGAACAGTTCAATCAGACAATTTGTCATTTCCTGGCCATGCACTGTAGAACCATTTCTGTACCACTGTAACACAAATCCTCATTATCTAAGAGCCCCTCGCTGATTAGCATGTTAAAGAGGACATGCAGGAGTAACACTGGGTTAATGGAAGCCTCGCAGAGTCTGAAGAGGAGGGACGGTGAGGGATGAGGATGAGTAAAGGAGGAAGGGGAAGCTAAATTATTTTAAGGTATGAAATATGGATACGAGGGTTTTGAGTTAAGCAGCAGACCTGAGTCAATATCATATCTAATCCAGCTGGGCCAAAGAAAGTCCAAGAATTATTTGTGATTAATACTGAACCCAGGTCTGCTGACTGGTTATTAAGACATAAGatggaaaaggaagaaagaaatttTAAAAAGACCTGAAGGGATCTGTGCTGGACAAACGATAGAATAATGAATGACTGCAatggcagagagctgctgacGTGTGGGGCTTAAATATTCTGCGGTAAACGCTAAAGGTTCAGAAGGATTAATGGGCCGGGTTAGAGGGCCTAGGCTGGGGCTCACCTTGCTCTCACTGGCACTGCTGCTCACCTGGCTGTACTCCCTGTTGAAGGTGTGCATCAGCAGACGCAGACACTGGAAAAGAGGAAGgggaaagattttttttaagatgatgCTGCATAAAATCCGTGtctgatcaaaaaaaaaaaaaaaaaagagctaaacTGAGATGGAAACGGCCTCAGAGACCAGGAGTCACCTTGGCAGCCAGCTCCCTCTGCCTCTGGTTGGGGCTGTCGGGGGCAGGGCTGCTGCTGGGACTGTGGCTGAGGACGGGGCTCTTTGTAAAATCGCTGATGTCGCTGCTCTTGTAGAGCGCATCCTGTCCTGCCTGCAGAGTCGCCtccagcttctccctcagcagcAGGTAATGCCTGGTCTTCTCCACCTAAAATACACCAATGGTTACAAATTTAACTGCAACGGTTGTGCTCCAGAGAGGCTCAAAGGATGTTTTTACTGGGACTGGTGGCATCTCAAGTAGGTTGGACAGAAGATGATGCATaaggctgtgcagctgcagagtcaCCCTTAATTTTACATCTACAACACTTGGTTTGAATAGAGGTTGGGCAGATTGGAGAGGTCCCTCATCATTGTTTCAaccctgtccagtgaaaatccTGTATCTTCAAATTAGTTGATCTTAAATTTTGAGCTAACCTGATTAAGTGTTCCTTCACAAGTTGAGGAAATTCTCCTGGTTTTCACAGGAGAGCAACAAATTGGTGACTAGTCTGGCATCTGGTTGCCTGTAGTGAAACTAGGGCTCAGAGTCAATCAAAATATAATGAGCTACAACTATTCCAGTGGAAAACACTTCCCTAATTATCCTCTCCAGATGCCACCTTTCTTATAAACTTCTTCAGCCTGCAAACCGACCTCCTGCAGTAAACTGAGTTTCTCCAGCTCCCACTGGTGGTCCAGGATCAGGCTGTCACTGCGAGGCCTCCACCCAGCCAGGTTCTCCTCTCCTCGCACGTACGCCACAGAGGTGTCCAGCACGCGCCTGCGACGACGCTGCATGCCTGAAGAAGGGGAATAAAATGTTCTCAAAGTCAAAACACAGTTGAAGAGGACATGCTTGTCTTATTTTTAGAGACTATTTTCTGTGATTTGAGTCTCACCTGGACTTCCATTGTCCGCCACATGGCAGAGGGTGACTTCATAGACTCCAGTGACACGGTTACTGAGGAGGAGACACGTACTGAATTAAAGTACCAATACATTTCGTGGATCAAGAGGTTGTATATTCCAGAATCAGTGGAAGAGTCAGACTGTTTTAATCCATAAATCTGTACCTCTCAGAGGGCCGGAGGCACCCGGTGCTGAAGAGGTTTCTGATGGAGCGAGAGGCTGGAAGCTTCGCGTCACGTGAATAAAACACCATGCAGAAATCTTTGGTGATCACTGTTGGCTGAGTGCAGTTCTCCATCTAATTAAAATATATGAGACAGTAACAAATCAGCCTGCAAAGTGTCTGCTTATACTGTGGTTGAAATGCTCTGAATTGAGTCTCAGCATCATCAGAATGTTCTAGTAGAAGTTCCACAAAGAGCAAATGAAGTACAATCAAAGACACGATGTCCTCTCCAGTACCTCTAGATAAGCAGAGAGGGTGATGTAGATCTTCTCCCCATAGGGAGTGACTCTGTTCAGAAGCAGAGAGTTGTGCATGGAGCTGTCCCATGCTGCCTCAAATCGGTAGAAAGTTCTGCAGCGCGACAAACAAAAAGGTTATCATCTATCTGCATGATTTCTAAAGAGCGAAAAGGGTCAAGCAGATGAAAAGCCTGAGagcaaatgaacattttgttatcagaaacaaatactgaaaagatgaaagtgATTGTCAGTTTATACCTATGATCAACTCCCAAGGAGACGCTGCCATGAACAAAGAATAAAGAGAAACAGGACACGAGTTAGAAActtttaactgcagctgttaaaaGTTTGAACTCTGCAAACAATACTGACCCATGCAAACTGAAAAAGGCATTGAAGGCAAATCATATTTGACTATAAGAAGCACACAGAAGCAATGTTACAAAATTACTAAAGAAAACAACTGATTTGCCCACATGACACAGGTCTGGTAGCGAAATAAAGAGGAAACTGTTGCTGAAAATCAAGGAGTAAATACACAGAACAAAATcagtaaataaagtaaaaaaagaaatcaggcTAAGAGACATACTTGTCGTTGTGTTTTGGCCAGAAGTATCCAGAAGACAAGATGTTGAGGGAAAGGATGTTTGGGTCTATGATGGTCTCATCGGCCTCTGGCGTGTTTCGAATCCGACCTGAAGTCAAACAAGTCATGATGAGACACAAACTGTATTTTTGAAGATTTCTTCCCACTAAaaggtgtgtttgcatggtgTTTATTACTCACCAATAACCAGCTCCTTCACCTCTTTCCACTCAATATCATTCCCTGTTTCATGAGCGATGGTGACTGTGATCCTCCTCTGAATACCCTGTGGAGTCAAGAGAGAAGATGGGAGGCAAACCAGTTACTGGAGCCTACTGAAGACAAAAATATACTCCAGGCTAAGATGAAAGAGCTTATAGGGTTGAGCTGGCTGAATTTGGTTGACATAATGTAATTCTGACTCTCCCAGATGTTTAGATAATGGTGCAGAAATAAGAACAATATGGAAACATGATGGCAGTTTTGTGTAACATGGACAGACCTGATGTAAGAGGAACGTCCCATGGCAGGGCATTCCTCCTCTGTGGTCAACAACGGCTGGGATGTAGCTATAAACAGGGAAACAATCATTACATTAAATGTTAATACTCAAATGTTTACCCTTATActcttgcacacacagaaaataagtCTGCTTTGTGCTTTATGATCTACTGCACGCCTTTCTTTGTGGTATCAGAGTGGAAACACACTTACTCTCCATTAGCCTCCAGCTCGCAGATCTCAAAGAAGACCATGAGGTCGTATTTGGCGTGACAGGGTCCTGCGGTGGAGCGAGTCAGAGTGCTGAGCTTTGTGGCCGGCACTGGAGGAAAGAGGATGGATTAATGTGTGACAGAGTAAACCAGAGTGGGCTAAATTGAGCTGATCTGGCGGACAAAATGGTTCGTGGTGAAAAACAGAGCAGGTTGTGTGGTttttaaatacaagaaaatatgCTACACATCATGATTGAATAACAGCTATTGATGAACTGTCAGGCACAGTGAACGTAACTGCTAACCTGGTTTGGATAAAGGCATCACCCTGGGGAACTGCCTCCTGGAAGGTCTCAGCGGactaaaagacaaagaaatcaaaCATGAGTGAACCTTTTGTCCAGCTAAGAATATCAACTCGCAGTGAGTCATCAGCTGGTGGAAATTAAAGCCAGATTTCCTCCTGACCTGATCAGGTCTTTGCAGAGCGGAGGGAAGGGCTGCTTCTGATAGTGACCAAACACCTCGAAGACGATGGGCTGAGTCTTGATGTACTCCACGAAGGACTTTGTCACCTCAACTGTGATCTAACAGAGAAGAGATGAACCACAGCTCAAATACATGACTCTTAAATAAGAAAGTAATTTAAGAGGCAAGTGCAGTGGTGGTAATATTTGTTAATAATGAGTCTGAATGTGCTGCTTTACATTCTGAACGTGGTAGAAGCCGAGCGGAGGCCCTCTGCCTGTGTTCTTCAGCGGCTCAGTGGAGAAAGCTTCGTCGTGGCGGTGGATGAAGCTGGAAAAGGTGAAGATGAAAGGTGAAGAGAGAGATTGCTGACAAAGACGAGGATGAAACCAGAGGCACTTACAGAGAGTTCACATTAGATGTCAACATTAGACAGACAACACTACTGACAGGACTTGAACTCACTTGAACTGGCAGAAGATGTCGGCGTACTCGGCTGAGATGCTGGAGGCCTGTAGGACGGTGACTCTGAAGGTGAAGGTGCTGCCGATCTTCAGGTGGGACAGAGCTTTCTCTGGGGAGAGATCCAGAGGAAGATCCAGTCCCAGGCCTGAAGTCTTTGCTGGGCTGTGGGGAGGCTCCATGGAGGCTACATGAAACACAGGAATGGTATTTTAGATAATTATCCTGTGGATTTAAGAATTTATTTCAGCACTGGTGTACCATTAACGTAAGCTGGGTCAACTTTGAAACATATTAATATGTTGCTTACATAGAAGGACATTGATTTGGTTTGCTtttcaacaaatacaaatacaacatATATGATCAGTGGACACTTATACTTTGtcccaaaaaataaatatttgacaCCTAAATTTGGCATTGAGTTCTTGCGAGTGTTTATTGTCTTAGATCTTTATGAATTGTGAGCACAAGCCCGATAAAGGTCCAgcgtttcctcctcctccatcctccacattcaaattctgtttggtGAAGAGGATTTTTCACTGTATCATGATCCGCACACTACCGGGCTACACAGGCGCCGGCTCACCTGGACAGGTGTTGTTGTTGACCTCGTCGGCGGAGATTCCAATCTCGGAgttctgtccctctccctccacgATTCGCAGCTCCTCCTGGGAGGTGTTGGAGTGGGAGAGACCACTGGGACATGACTCAGTCTGGAACTGgagcaagacagtagacaatCAGGTCGAATCATAATATTCAAGAGCAGATAATCTAATATCAGCCCTCTTGTTTCAGTCTCAACACTCGTACCTTCTCAAACTGTTTGTCTTCAAAGGAgatcttggcagtgcctgactgcCTCACACCAGAGCCATAATCTGGGGcctcttcatcagctgacatCAGACAAAATAAGAGGAACTGATGTTAACCCAGCATCACAATCATTCCTACATACAAGATAACTGAAAAGAACAGCTCCAATATCATGATGAGACTAATACTGAACCATTGTTTGTACCTGAGATGGCCTGCACAGCCACCCTGAGGAAGCCTTTCACTTCTCCTTTCTCGCTGACGATGGCCACGCGATGTACCAGGGGCACAGGGTACAGCAGGTTACTCAGGTACACAAAAGCCCTGAGGAGACGGAGGATGTGACTTTAGCATCTATTGTGCAATAAAAGAGCAGGATTTAACTCAATTCTGCCTccagggggaggagggggacagcATCCCTATTGCTGTTTAGTCGCTGACGGACCTGCCGACCAGACGGAACCAGGGGAAGCGGTCGTAGAAGGGGTCGCCGCCGGTCAGAGCGTGGTCGCAGTCCTCCACAGCACTGCTGGGGAGCTCTGCAGCACGGTCGTACATCTCTCTCATCAGGTCCAGCCTCTGCCTGTAGGGGGCAGTATAGAAATAATGAAAGACTCACTAAAGGCCTGTatatctgcagtgtgtgagctgATTCATTAAAGGCACTATACATACTAGACAGGACATGAACTCCACAATTTCAATGATTTTACAGGTGAATAAATACATCTTGACTATGAAATCAGCTGTAAGCCATGTGTTCACTGCACCTGAGCTTCTCCAGAGTCCAGTAATGTGTGGCTCCATTCTTTTGATCTTGCACTTCAACGGCTACAATGGTTCGGGGGAAAGgtcgtctctccctctctttggcCACACTGGGGGGCAGCAGATCAGGGGGAAGGGGAGAGTAGAGAGTGTCTGTCAACAGGACAAACTGGAACTGCACCTGTGGGTGACACAAGACATAAAACATGAGGGACTGAGTCACTGGAAGACAAATCTGTGGTTTTTCGAGAGACTCACACTGATGCAAATCCAATTAAACTCACTTTTATCAATGGCCGCTGAcagacatacaaacatacatactgACATGTAACACAGATCACATCACATCTCACAGTGCTGAATAAGGACGATGTGCTACAGTAACAAACACCTTTTTCTTCAGCTCCACACTGATAGCATTGGCCTCTTTGAGGAAGATGGCGTTGCCCCAGAGCAGATCCCTGAGAGACGTGAACTGGTAGAAACGCCACTTTCTGAAAGCCCACAGAGCGAGCTCCGTCTCACGTGCTGTCCACGGCACTGGAGGGAAAGACACATGATATGTCAGTACATTTTGACCCAATAATAGCCTGATTCAGAGATAACTGTTTGACGGGTCAGTAACAGTTAAACGTAACAGGGTCACCTTCTTCTTCaggctcctcctcttcctcgggAGACTCCAGGTACCGAGAGTCCACTTGTTTCTGAAGTGCTTCCAGTTTACTCTCATAGTCCTGAAAGAAAACATAACAGATCCAAAGATCAAAATGACTGTGTTTGAGCTTGTATCTTAAATGGTAAACTAGCGTATCAGAGGGTCCAAAGTGCACCCACCAGCCGCTGCTGTTCCAGCAGGTTACTggcttcttctctttctttgcgGTACTGATCTTCAAGCTCCTGAAGCCTAAAGGGGATTCAACACCATATGTTCAAACAGTCAGATAATTAAATGTAAGtgaataataatgtaataatgtgagtctacactaatgaaaactgatgaatattatattccattccTACAAATAGATTCCCCTAAATCATACGCACTAGCTCTTTAAAGGCCACAGTAACTAAAAGACATTAACTTAACGCCCTCTCCACACACCTCTGCTCCATCTCCTGCTTCATGTCGATGCCttgtttctccagcagctccctCTGAGCGAAGGCCCAGTCGACGGGCTCCACCGGCGTCTCAGCGCACGGCGTCCTCTCTCGCTCCATACGGGCCTGCTCCGGGTCATTGAAGCGAAACACGTGGCTCTTTCCCATGATGATGCGATTCCCTAAAAAGTGCATATGAACACATAAAAGTTCAAACGCTTTGGCATGAAAAAATTATATTAATCACAGATTTGACCTGATATGTATGCTCATATTTTATCCCATGATTTTACATCTCTTCCACCCAATACATTTCTCTGGTACAGTAGCTTTGCTTTACACCTTTTTTTAACCAAATAATATGAAGCTTCACACATACCAGACCGCAGAATAATAGGAGAGGTCACTCTCTTTCCATTGACATACGTCTCTGCTCCCTCACATGGCTCCAGGATGACACATCCTGTTCAAGACAAGATCATGTGACTATGATAACAAAGCAACTTACACATACATATCATCATTCAAATACATATTTATGTATCACCACATTGTATGACATTGTTTTTTaaacaggcagagagcagcCACCTTCTCCCTGAGAGCCTGTGGTGCTGCTGAAGGTGCAGTGTTCGTCTTTGATAAAATGGCCGCTGAGAACAATGTCTTGGCGAGTCTTGGCATTTTCACGGCCGACCCTGAGGGAAGACAGGATAATCCACTTGAGACAAATTCTCAGAAACAACACGGTATATCCAGATTAGAGCTTAGATTTAAAAACCTTACTTGGTGATGCCATCTTTGATGTAGTACAGCAGACACTCTGACATCAGCGGGTCTTCGTTCAGGTTCACCAGATGAGGGGTCTAAAAGGGCCACcatggtgtttgtgtgagttgAGACAGATGTTGTAAATACATCAAACTAGTGTGCAACAGTGAAGCAGCTCACCTTTTTTGGGGAGAAGACACCCACAGTGCCTCCATCTTCTCTCATGGCAACACCCATCTCAGCCAGCAGGGCCTCTCTGCAATCACACAGTTCGAGTCAGAGCATACGATTTTCTGACAACAATAGGGTTAAAGTTGGAGAGttgcatgaatgtttgtactAAATTTCAAGGcgatccatccaatagttgcaGACCTGCAGATAAACAGCGCAACATTTCCATCCCTAGAAATAGCttaacaaaaccaaacaaaatcaTCTAAAGGGTCAAACCATCAAAAATAGTCCCTTGTTTTCATTTAGGCAGACCACCCCAAAGGCAGGTGGGTGTTAAAAGGTTAAATATGTTGGAAATATCTTAAATCAGGATAATTTGATATGCTTTGAAGCCATGAGTCAGGCGTGGACGAACCTGTCCATGCGGATGGCCTCAGTGCGCCGCAGCTTCTCCTCCCATGTCTCATTGAGCTCTGCgatgattttctctgtttcctgttgatAAAATCATAACAAATATCCAAAAATTCAATGTACTCAATTACTTTTCCTTAAATTACCCATTCCCACTTTATTTCCATTCTTTATTTCTATCTCTAACCTCTCTAACAGTGTTCCCCCCTACCTTGAGCCTCTCGATGGCCTCCTCACTGGCCGGGCTGAAGATGCGGTCGTGGAGGTTGCTGATGGACCCGGCGCGACTGGACAGGGCCGAGAGCGAGGGCGAGGGACTCATTCCTGTCATGGCATTGGACACTGTGGAGAGATCACCCCTTTGATTGACAGCCTGGCGATTATTCACAAAGTTCTTGTAATCGCACAGGTCTGCCAGAGAGAGAGGCGTTGCATGGAAGTGAGCAAGgaaggacagacggacggaAGGTAGGCGCAGACGCCGGGTAATTAAGGAGAGACATCGGGGTTTGAGAGGTACACGCGGAGAAACAGatagaaagggaaaaaaatggggGAATAACAGGGAGgagcacaaaaaaagaagacaaagctCAAATAATGGATCAAAGAAGC
The Chaetodon auriga isolate fChaAug3 chromosome 12, fChaAug3.hap1, whole genome shotgun sequence genome window above contains:
- the kif1ab gene encoding kinesin-like protein KIF1A isoform X2, with amino-acid sequence MAGASVKVAVRVRPFNSREMSKESKCIIQMSGNTTTILNPKQPKENKSFNFDYSYWSHTTPEDINYASQMQVYKDIGEEMLLHAFEGYNVCIFAYGQTGAGKSYTMMGRQEKDQQGIIPLLCEDLFTKINDSNNDNSMSYSVEVSYMEIYCERVRDLLNPKNKGNLRVREHPLMGPYVEDLSKLAVTSYNDIQDLMDSGNKARTVAATNMNETSSRSHAVFNIIFTQKKHDMETDNTSEKVSKISLVDLAGSERADSTGAKGTRLKEGANINKSLTTLGKVISALAEVDSAPNKNKKKKKVESFIPYRDSVLTWLLRENLGGNSRTAMVAALSPADINYDETLSTLRYADRAKQIRCNAVINEDPNNRLVRELKEEVARLKDLLYAQGLGDIIENLCDYKNFVNNRQAVNQRGDLSTVSNAMTGMSPSPSLSALSSRAGSISNLHDRIFSPASEEAIERLKETEKIIAELNETWEEKLRRTEAIRMDREALLAEMGVAMREDGGTVGVFSPKKTPHLVNLNEDPLMSECLLYYIKDGITKVGRENAKTRQDIVLSGHFIKDEHCTFSSTTGSQGEGCVILEPCEGAETYVNGKRVTSPIILRSGNRIIMGKSHVFRFNDPEQARMERERTPCAETPVEPVDWAFAQRELLEKQGIDMKQEMEQRLQELEDQYRKEREEASNLLEQQRLDYESKLEALQKQVDSRYLESPEEEEEPEEEVPWTARETELALWAFRKWRFYQFTSLRDLLWGNAIFLKEANAISVELKKKVQFQFVLLTDTLYSPLPPDLLPPSVAKERERRPFPRTIVAVEVQDQKNGATHYWTLEKLRQRLDLMREMYDRAAELPSSAVEDCDHALTGGDPFYDRFPWFRLVGRAFVYLSNLLYPVPLVHRVAIVSEKGEVKGFLRVAVQAISADEEAPDYGSGVRQSGTAKISFEDKQFEKFQTESCPSGLSHSNTSQEELRIVEGEGQNSEIGISADEVNNNTCPASMEPPHSPAKTSGLGLDLPLDLSPEKALSHLKIGSTFTFRVTVLQASSISAEYADIFCQFNFIHRHDEAFSTEPLKNTGRGPPLGFYHVQNITVEVTKSFVEYIKTQPIVFEVFGHYQKQPFPPLCKDLISPLRPSRRQFPRVMPLSKPVPATKLSTLTRSTAGPCHAKYDLMVFFEICELEANGDYIPAVVDHRGGMPCHGTFLLHQGIQRRITVTIAHETGNDIEWKEVKELVIGRIRNTPEADETIIDPNILSLNILSSGYFWPKHNDNVSLGVDHRTFYRFEAAWDSSMHNSLLLNRVTPYGEKIYITLSAYLEMENCTQPTVITKDFCMVFYSRDAKLPASRSIRNLFSTGCLRPSESNRVTGVYEVTLCHVADNGSPGMQRRRRRVLDTSVAYVRGEENLAGWRPRSDSLILDHQWELEKLSLLQEVEKTRHYLLLREKLEATLQAGQDALYKSSDISDFTKSPVLSHSPSSSPAPDSPNQRQRELAAKCLRLLMHTFNREYSQVSSSASESKLSEMSASLMRDSSSSGLSTLTPSSTCPSLVEGHYDIRHTEPSSGASTPDLDPYSPVDRKKALRGCTFVPDIQEIRVSPIVSKKGYLHFLEPHTSGWVKRYVVVRRPYVYLYRSERDSVERAVINLSSAKVEYSEDKQTLLRTPNTFAVCTEHRGILLQATNDKEMHDWLYAFNPLLAGTIRSKLSRRKSVQSAPSAQRM
- the kif1ab gene encoding kinesin-like protein KIF1A isoform X4 produces the protein MAGASVKVAVRVRPFNSREMSKESKCIIQMSGNTTTILNPKQPKENKSFNFDYSYWSHTTPEDINYASQMQVYKDIGEEMLLHAFEGYNVCIFAYGQTGAGKSYTMMGRQEKDQQGIIPLLCEDLFTKINDSNNDNSMSYSVEVSYMEIYCERVRDLLNPKNKGNLRVREHPLMGPYVEDLSKLAVTSYNDIQDLMDSGNKARTVAATNMNETSSRSHAVFNIIFTQKKHDMETDNTSEKVSKISLVDLAGSERADSTGAKGTRLKEGANINKSLTTLGKVISALAEVDSAPNKNKKKKKVESFIPYRDSVLTWLLRENLGGNSRTAMVAALSPADINYDETLSTLRYADRAKQIRCNAVINEDPNNRLVRELKEEVARLKDLLYAQGLGDIIEMSNAMTGMSPSPSLSALSSRAGSISNLHDRIFSPASEEAIERLKETEKIIAELNETWEEKLRRTEAIRMDREALLAEMGVAMREDGGTVGVFSPKKTPHLVNLNEDPLMSECLLYYIKDGITKVGRENAKTRQDIVLSGHFIKDEHCTFSSTTGSQGEGCVILEPCEGAETYVNGKRVTSPIILRSGNRIIMGKSHVFRFNDPEQARMERERTPCAETPVEPVDWAFAQRELLEKQGIDMKQEMEQRLQELEDQYRKEREEASNLLEQQRLDYESKLEALQKQVDSRYLESPEEEEEPEEEVPWTARETELALWAFRKWRFYQFTSLRDLLWGNAIFLKEANAISVELKKKVQFQFVLLTDTLYSPLPPDLLPPSVAKERERRPFPRTIVAVEVQDQKNGATHYWTLEKLRQRLDLMREMYDRAAELPSSAVEDCDHALTGGDPFYDRFPWFRLVGRAFVYLSNLLYPVPLVHRVAIVSEKGEVKGFLRVAVQAISADEEAPDYGSGVRQSGTAKISFEDKQFEKFQTESCPSGLSHSNTSQEELRIVEGEGQNSEIGISADEVNNNTCPASMEPPHSPAKTSGLGLDLPLDLSPEKALSHLKIGSTFTFRVTVLQASSISAEYADIFCQFNFIHRHDEAFSTEPLKNTGRGPPLGFYHVQNITVEVTKSFVEYIKTQPIVFEVFGHYQKQPFPPLCKDLISPLRPSRRQFPRVMPLSKPVPATKLSTLTRSTAGPCHAKYDLMVFFEICELEANGDYIPAVVDHRGGMPCHGTFLLHQGIQRRITVTIAHETGNDIEWKEVKELVIGRIRNTPEADETIIDPNILSLNILSSGYFWPKHNDNVSLGVDHRTFYRFEAAWDSSMHNSLLLNRVTPYGEKIYITLSAYLEMENCTQPTVITKDFCMVFYSRDAKLPASRSIRNLFSTGCLRPSESNRVTGVYEVTLCHVADNGSPGMQRRRRRVLDTSVAYVRGEENLAGWRPRSDSLILDHQWELEKLSLLQEVEKTRHYLLLREKLEATLQAGQDALYKSSDISDFTKSPVLSHSPSSSPAPDSPNQRQRELAAKCLRLLMHTFNREYSQVSSSASESKLSEMSASLMRDSSSSGLSTLTPSSTCPSLVEGHYDIRHTEPSSGASTPDLDPYSPVDRKKALRGCTFVPDIQEIRVSPIVSKKGYLHFLEPHTSGWVKRYVVVRRPYVYLYRSERDSVERAVINLSSAKVEYSEDKQTLLRTPNTFAVCTEHRGILLQATNDKEMHDWLYAFNPLLAGTIRSKLSRRKSVQSAPSAQRM
- the kif1ab gene encoding kinesin-like protein KIF1A isoform X6, whose translation is MAGASVKVAVRVRPFNSREMSKESKCIIQMSGNTTTILNPKQPKENKSFNFDYSYWSHTTPEDINYASQMQVYKDIGEEMLLHAFEGYNVCIFAYGQTGAGKSYTMMGRQEKDQQGIIPLLCEDLFTKINDSNNDNSMSYSVEVSYMEIYCERVRDLLNPKNKGNLRVREHPLMGPYVEDLSKLAVTSYNDIQDLMDSGNKARTVAATNMNETSSRSHAVFNIIFTQKKHDMETDNTSEKVSKISLVDLAGSERADSTGAKGTRLKEGANINKSLTTLGKVISALAEVDSAPNKNKKKKKVESFIPYRDSVLTWLLRENLGGNSRTAMVAALSPADINYDETLSTLRYADRAKQIRCNAVINEDPNNRLVRELKEEVARLKDLLYAQGLGDIIEMSNAMTGMSPSPSLSALSSRAGSISNLHDRIFSPASEEAIERLKETEKIIAELNETWEEKLRRTEAIRMDREALLAEMGVAMREDGGTVGVFSPKKTPHLVNLNEDPLMSECLLYYIKDGITKVGRENAKTRQDIVLSGHFIKDEHCTFSSTTGSQGEGCVILEPCEGAETYVNGKRVTSPIILRSGNRIIMGKSHVFRFNDPEQARMERERTPCAETPVEPVDWAFAQRELLEKQGIDMKQEMEQRLQELEDQYRKEREEASNLLEQQRLDYESKLEALQKQVDSRYLESPEEEEEPEEEVPWTARETELALWAFRKWRFYQFTSLRDLLWGNAIFLKEANAISVELKKKVQFQFVLLTDTLYSPLPPDLLPPSVAKERERRPFPRTIVAVEVQDQKNGATHYWTLEKLRQRLDLMREMYDRAAELPSSAVEDCDHALTGGDPFYDRFPWFRLVGRAFVYLSNLLYPVPLVHRVAIVSEKGEVKGFLRVAVQAISADEEAPDYGSGVRQSGTAKISFEDKQFEKFQTESCPSGLSHSNTSQEELRIVEGEGQNSEIGISADEVNNNTCPASMEPPHSPAKTSGLGLDLPLDLSPEKALSHLKIGSTFTFRVTVLQASSISAEYADIFCQFNFIHRHDEAFSTEPLKNTGRGPPLGFYHVQNITVEVTKSFVEYIKTQPIVFEVFGHYQKQPFPPLCKDLISPLRPSRRQFPRVMPLSKPVPATKLSTLTRSTAGPCHAKYDLMVFFEICELEANGDYIPAVVDHRGGMPCHGTFLLHQGIQRRITVTIAHETGNDIEWKEVKELVIGRIRNTPEADETIIDPNILSLNILSSGYFWPKHNDKTFYRFEAAWDSSMHNSLLLNRVTPYGEKIYITLSAYLEMENCTQPTVITKDFCMVFYSRDAKLPASRSIRNLFSTGCLRPSESNRVTGVYEVTLCHVADNGSPGMQRRRRRVLDTSVAYVRGEENLAGWRPRSDSLILDHQWELEKLSLLQEVEKTRHYLLLREKLEATLQAGQDALYKSSDISDFTKSPVLSHSPSSSPAPDSPNQRQRELAAKCLRLLMHTFNREYSQVSSSASESKLSEMSASLMRDSSSSGLSTLTPSSTCPSLVEGHYDIRHTEPSSGASTPDLDPYSPVDRKKALRGCTFVPDIQEIRVSPIVSKKGYLHFLEPHTSGWVKRYVVVRRPYVYLYRSERDSVERAVINLSSAKVEYSEDKQTLLRTPNTFAVCTEHRGILLQATNDKEMHDWLYAFNPLLAGTIRSKLSRRKSVQSAPSAQRM